The following are encoded together in the Tripterygium wilfordii isolate XIE 37 chromosome 18, ASM1340144v1, whole genome shotgun sequence genome:
- the LOC119984406 gene encoding probable magnesium transporter NIPA4 isoform X1 yields MASQPQSWREGMSSDNIKGLVLALSSSFFIGSSFIVKKKGLKKAGASGIRAGVGGYSYLYEPLWWVGMITMIVGEIANFAAYAFAPAILVTPLGALSIIISAVLAHIILRERLHIFGILGCVLCVVGSTSIVLHAPQEREIESVTEVWDLATEPGFLLYAAVVITTVFILIFHIIPEYGQTHIMVYIGVCSLVGSLSVMSVKALGIALKLTFSGMNQLIYPQTWVFTVVVITCVLTQMNYLNKALDTFNTAVVSPIYYVMFTTLTILASIIMFKDWDRQNPTQIVTEMCGFVTILSGTFLLHKTKDMADGASLTNSTSVRLSKHTEEDGFGAEGIPLRRQDSLRAP; encoded by the exons ATGGCGTCTCAGCCTCAGAGCTGGCGCGAGGGCATGTCCTCTGATAATATCAAGGGATTAGTTTTGGCGCTTTCGTCGAGTTTCTTTATTGGTTCGAGCTTTATAGTCAAGAAGAAAGGCCTCAAGAAAGCCGGTGCTAGTGGCATCAGGGCAG GAGTTGGAGGCTATTCTTACTTGTATGAACCTTTATGGTGGGTGGGCATGATAACTA TGATTGTTGGAGAGATTGCTAATTTCGCAGCTTATGCATTTGCACCAGCAATACTGGTTACTCCTCTGGGTGCTCTCAGCATAATAATCAG TGCCGTTCTTGCGCATATAATTTTACGAGAGAGGCTACACATTTTTGGAATTCTTGGTTGTGTCCTATGTGTTGTCGGTTCAACATCAATTGTTTTGCATGCTCCTCAAGAACGTGAGATTGAGTCTGTCACTGAAGTTTGGGATCTTGCCACAGAGCCAG GCTTTTTACTCTATGCTGCTGTGGTCATAACAACTGTTTTTATACTAATATTCCACATTATCCCGGAATATGGGCAGACACACATAATGGTTTATATTGGAGTTTGTTCCCTTGTAGGTTCTTTGTCG GTCATGAGTGTCAAGGCCCTTGGCATTGCATTGAAGTTAACGTTTTCGGGAATGAATCAGCTAATATATCCGCAAACTTGGGTTTTCACTGTTGTTGTAATCACGTGTGTGCTCACACAAATGAATTATTTGAACAAG GCACTTGATACATTTAATACAGCTGTCGTGTCTCCTATATACTATGTTATGTTCACCACACTAACCATTTTGGCTAGTATCATCATGTTTAAG GATTGGGATAGGCAAAATCCAACACAGATTGTCACAGAGATGTGTGGGTTTGTTACTATCCTTTCAGGAACCTTTCTTCTTCACAAAACAAAGGATATGGCTGATG GTGCAAGTTTGACTAATTCTACATCTGTAAGGCTATCGAAGCACACAGAAGAGGATGGCTTTGGTGCGGAAGGCATCCCTCTTAGGCGGCAGGACTCATTGAGAGCACCTTGA
- the LOC119984406 gene encoding probable magnesium transporter NIPA3 isoform X2: MASQPQSWREGMSSDNIKGLVLALSSSFFIGSSFIVKKKGLKKAGASGIRAGVGGYSYLYEPLWWVGMITMIVGEIANFAAYAFAPAILVTPLGALSIIISAVLAHIILRERLHIFGILGCVLCVVGSTSIVLHAPQEREIESVTEVWDLATEPGFLLYAAVVITTVFILIFHIIPEYGQTHIMVYIGVCSLVGSLSVMSVKALGIALKLTFSGMNQLIYPQTWVFTVVVITCVLTQMNYLNKALDTFNTAVVSPIYYVMFTTLTILASIIMFKVQV; this comes from the exons ATGGCGTCTCAGCCTCAGAGCTGGCGCGAGGGCATGTCCTCTGATAATATCAAGGGATTAGTTTTGGCGCTTTCGTCGAGTTTCTTTATTGGTTCGAGCTTTATAGTCAAGAAGAAAGGCCTCAAGAAAGCCGGTGCTAGTGGCATCAGGGCAG GAGTTGGAGGCTATTCTTACTTGTATGAACCTTTATGGTGGGTGGGCATGATAACTA TGATTGTTGGAGAGATTGCTAATTTCGCAGCTTATGCATTTGCACCAGCAATACTGGTTACTCCTCTGGGTGCTCTCAGCATAATAATCAG TGCCGTTCTTGCGCATATAATTTTACGAGAGAGGCTACACATTTTTGGAATTCTTGGTTGTGTCCTATGTGTTGTCGGTTCAACATCAATTGTTTTGCATGCTCCTCAAGAACGTGAGATTGAGTCTGTCACTGAAGTTTGGGATCTTGCCACAGAGCCAG GCTTTTTACTCTATGCTGCTGTGGTCATAACAACTGTTTTTATACTAATATTCCACATTATCCCGGAATATGGGCAGACACACATAATGGTTTATATTGGAGTTTGTTCCCTTGTAGGTTCTTTGTCG GTCATGAGTGTCAAGGCCCTTGGCATTGCATTGAAGTTAACGTTTTCGGGAATGAATCAGCTAATATATCCGCAAACTTGGGTTTTCACTGTTGTTGTAATCACGTGTGTGCTCACACAAATGAATTATTTGAACAAG GCACTTGATACATTTAATACAGCTGTCGTGTCTCCTATATACTATGTTATGTTCACCACACTAACCATTTTGGCTAGTATCATCATGTTTAAG GTGCAAGTTTGA